One Peromyscus maniculatus bairdii isolate BWxNUB_F1_BW_parent chromosome 14, HU_Pman_BW_mat_3.1, whole genome shotgun sequence genomic window carries:
- the Trappc6b gene encoding trafficking protein particle complex subunit 6B isoform X1, whose product MADEALFLLLHNEMVSGVYKSAEQGEVENGRCITKLENMGFRVGQGLIERFTKDTARFKDELDIMKFICKDFWTTVFKKQIDNLRTNHQGIYVLQDNKFRLLTQLSAGKQYLEHASKYLAFTCGLIRGGLSNLGIKSIVTAEVSSMPACKFQVMIQKL is encoded by the exons ATGGCGGACGAGGCGTTGTTTTTGCTTCTCCACAACGAGATGGTGTCGGGAGTCTACAAGTCCGCCGAGCAGGGGGAAGTG gaaAATGGACGATGTATTACTAAGCTGGAAAACATGGGGTTTCGAGTGGGACAAGGATTGATAGAAAG GTTTACAAAAGATACTGCAAGGTTCAAGGATGAATTAGACATCATGAAGTTCATATGTAAAGATTTTTGGACTACAGTTTTCAAGAAACAAATTGACAATCTAAGGACAAATCACCAG GGCATATATGTACTTCAGGACAACAAATTTCGACTACTTACTCAGCTGTCTGCAGGAAAACAGTATTTAGAACATGCTTCAAAG taTCTAGCATTTACATGTGGCTTAATCAGAGGTGGCTTGTCAAACTTGGGAATAAAAAGTATTGTAACAGCTgaagtatcttcaatgcctgccT GCAAATTTCAGGTGATGATCCAGAAGCTATAG
- the Trappc6b gene encoding trafficking protein particle complex subunit 6B isoform X2 translates to MADEALFLLLHNEMVSGVYKSAEQGEVENGRCITKLENMGFRVGQGLIERFTKDTARFKDELDIMKFICKDFWTTVFKKQIDNLRTNHQGIYVLQDNKFRLLTQLSAGKQYLEHASKANFR, encoded by the exons ATGGCGGACGAGGCGTTGTTTTTGCTTCTCCACAACGAGATGGTGTCGGGAGTCTACAAGTCCGCCGAGCAGGGGGAAGTG gaaAATGGACGATGTATTACTAAGCTGGAAAACATGGGGTTTCGAGTGGGACAAGGATTGATAGAAAG GTTTACAAAAGATACTGCAAGGTTCAAGGATGAATTAGACATCATGAAGTTCATATGTAAAGATTTTTGGACTACAGTTTTCAAGAAACAAATTGACAATCTAAGGACAAATCACCAG GGCATATATGTACTTCAGGACAACAAATTTCGACTACTTACTCAGCTGTCTGCAGGAAAACAGTATTTAGAACATGCTTCAAAG GCAAATTTCAGGTGA